In one Gossypium hirsutum isolate 1008001.06 chromosome D09, Gossypium_hirsutum_v2.1, whole genome shotgun sequence genomic region, the following are encoded:
- the LOC107929160 gene encoding 60S ribosomal protein L23, with protein sequence MSKRGRGGSAGNKFRMSLGLPVAATVNCADNTGAKNLYIISVKGIKGRLNRLPSACVGDMVMATVKKGKPDLRKKVLPAVIVRQRKPWRRKDGVYMYFEDNAGVIVNPKGEMKGSAITGPIGKECADLWPRIASAANAIV encoded by the exons ATGTCGAAACGAG ggcGTGGAGGATCAGCTGGAAACAAGTTCAGGATGTCGCTGGGTTTACCAGTGGCTGCCACCGTAAACTGTGCAGATAACACCGGTGCTAAGAACCTTTATATCATTTCCGTGAAGGGAATCAAGGGCCGCCTCAACCGATTGCCATCGGCTTGTGTTGGAGACATGGTGATGGCTACTGTCAAGAAAGGAAAGCCTGATCTAAGGAAGAAGGTCTTGCCTGCCGTCATTGTGAGGCAACGTAAGCCTTGGCGCCGAAAGGACGGTGTTTACATGTACTTTGAAG ATAATGCTGGTGTCATTGTGAATCCGAAGGGAGAAATGAAAG GTTCTGCCATTACTGGTCCAATTGGGAAGGAGTGTGCTGATCTGTGGCCAAGAATTGCAAGTGCAGCAAATGCCATTGTTTAG
- the LOC107929161 gene encoding protein PROTON GRADIENT REGULATION 5, chloroplastic, translated as MAASTSVSVAGFKGSLGKSSFNGGEDYAMLAAKSTPNVVRIGKPVRAQPMMKNVNEGKGVFAPLVVVTRQIVGKKRFNQLRGKAIALHSQVINEFCKAIGADGKQRQGLIRLAKKNGEKLGFLA; from the exons ATGGCTGCTTCTACTTCGGTTTCAGTAGCTGGGTTTAAGGGAAGTTTAGGGAAGAGTTCCTTCAATGGAGGTGAAGATTATGCCATGTTGGCGGCTAAATCGACTCCCAACGTCGTTCGAATCGGAAAGCCAGTTCGAGCTCAGCCGATGATGAAGAACGTTAATGAAGGGAAAGGGGTGTTTGCGCCGCTTGTGGTGGTTACTCGCCAAATCGTCGGCAAAAAGAGGTTCAATCAGCTTAGAGGAAAAGCTATTGCCTTACATTCTCAG gTAATTAACGAATTTTGCAAAGCAATTGGGGCAGATGGTAAACAAAGGCAAGGATTGATTCGTTTGGCAAAGAAGAATGGTGAGAAGCTTGGATTCCTTGCCTGA
- the LOC107929159 gene encoding uncharacterized protein has protein sequence MDGMLVTGRKDEQGNDDSLQNGDLSVGEIGMNNSELKLKKLARKVNPWHALMLNVKRLQGRKNLIKDSLQRSIFDISHKIPRHVVTLDERYLRRCLELIHINAAKAARCNISVNLSSLNMGVLSDGLNSTKIRDEDTCNFDRFVFDCPLAVETGSVVLGPADPWVVGSIMGSSSMANILKSPLLQKLGVSDVDSSLMDIEGSKISSDFTNSLGGFMNYSSNKLRSETPVLDTCNGSETVQKRLVSVSSSNSSCSDQSFSSNSTTISQGMLQCTWKGGIPYFVFSLDNQRVVYVANLLKEGSARNKGLGYTYLFRSSKGGHKEHGINDNDLHLVGKMKVSTSFTIGPQDSKVMETEFVLFDGNETFNLEPQTSSHNHGMNKGISKKVAEVFKNTHLSKQRTISRYRRSISLIEDSSSDPINNSDALDRMNLLDEQLPPNFESLAIITRDHFPENPHSEVGGWGLKFLKKTGVKQKIDPSDCYTGDCSTSMDIIVPAGIHGGPRIQNGGPSSLIERWRSGGHCDCGGWDLGCPVKVLQARSSKKDGIPPTEIFEACKLFDFFIQGSEHGSPTLSISNVHDGLYFIHFQPSLSALQSFSIAVAYIHTRSPTLRPKNVQRSK, from the exons ATGGACGGCATGCTTGTGACTGGCCGGAAAGATGAACAGGGGAATGACGATTCGTTGCAAAACGGGGATTTATCAGTAGGAGAGATTGGAATGAATAATTCCGAGTTGAAATTGAAGAAGCTGGCAAGAAAGGTAAATCCATGGCATGCTTTGATGTTAAATGTTAAAAGATTACAAGGTCGGAAAAATCTTATAAAGGATTCGTTGCAACGGAGTATTTTTGACATAAGTCATAAGATCCCGAGGCATGTGGTTACTCTAGACGAGAGATATCTTCGTCGTTGCCTGGAATTGATTCATATCAATGCGGCAAAAGCAGCTCGGTGCAACATCTCTGTCAACTTGAGCTCTTTGAACATGGGTGTTTTGTCTGATGGATTGAATTCAACTAAAATCCGGGATGAAGATACATGTAATTTCGACAGGTTTGTTTTTGACTGTCCATTGGCAGTTGAGACCGGTAGTGTTGTCCTTGGTCCGGCTGATCCATGGGTTGTAGGTTCGATAATGGGCAGCAGCAGTATGGCAAATATATTGAAGAGCCCATTGTTACAGAAATTGGGTGTATCGGACGTTGATTCGAGTTTAATGGATATTGAAGGATCAAAGATAAGTTCCGATTTCACAAACTCCCTTGGTGGTTTCATGAATTATTCCTCGAATAAGCTCAGAAGTGAAACACCTGTATTGGATACTTGTAATGGATCAGAGACAGTGCAGAAAAGGCTTGTTTCCGTGTCAAGTTCAAACTCATCGTGCTCTGATCAATCCTTTTCTTCTAATTCGACAACGATTTCGCAGGGAATGCTTCAATGCACGTGGAAGGGTGGGATTCCGTATTTTGTTTTCTCCCTTGATAATCAGAGGGTGGTATATGTAGCCAATTTGTTGAAGGAAGGATCGGCTCGGAATAAAGGTCTGGGATATACATACTTGTTCCGGTCTAGCAAGGGTGGTCATAAGGAACATGGGATTAATGATAATGACTTACATCTTGTTGGTAAGATGAAGGTGTCTACTTCTTTCACAATTGGCCCCCAAGATTCTAAAGTCATGGAAACGGAGTTTGTTTTGTTTGATGGTAATGAAACTTTTAACCTGGAACCACAAACTTCAAGCCATAACCACGGGATGAATAAGGGTATATCGAAAAAAGTGGCGGAAGTATTCAAGAACACTCACTTATCCAAACAGAGAACAATATCGAGATACCGTCGGTCAATTTCCTTAATCGAAGATTCTTCTTCAGATCCCATCAATAATTCCGATGCACTAGACCGCATGAATCTGTTAGATGAACAACTTCCACCAAATTTTGAATCCCTCGCTATTATCACAAGGGACCATTTCCCTGAAAATCCTCACTCGGAAGTTGGAGGTTGGGGCTTAAAGTTTCTCAAGAAAACAGGGGTTAAGCAAAAGATTGACCCTTCAGATTGCTATACCGGTGATTGCTCAACGAGTATGGATATTATAGTACCAGCAGGTATTCACGGTGGTCCGAGAATCCAAAATGGCGGCCCATCGAGTCTTATCGAAAGATGGAGATCCGGTGGACATTGCGACTGTGGTGGCTGGGACTTGGGTTGTCCGGTGAAGGTACTTCAAGccagatcaagcaaaaaggacGGCATACCTCCAACCGAAATATTCGAGGCATGCAAGTTATTTGATTTTTTCATTCAG GGTTCCGAGCATGGTTCTCCAACGTTGAGCATATCAAATGTTCACGATggtctgtatttcattcattttCAACCATCGCTCTCAGCTCTACAGTCCTTCTCGATTGCAGTGGCGTACATCCATACCCGAAGCCCCACTCTCCGACCGAAAAATGTACAGCGGTCCAAGTAA